AACCCTTCCAAAAAAACAATTTGATTTTTGGCGTTTTACTATTCTTTCAATTCTCCTTATCATATCTTTTGTCCTAGTAGAATCTTTTACAGATAAATTAATTATTCCATTGTTTTTATCATAGATAGGTACTATAAATTCCCCATTTACATCTTTAAACATTGTAGCTCCAAACTTAGATACATTAAGAAAAATCATATTATAATTCTCTTCCTTTTTTTCATTCATAAATATATTTTCTAAAACAGAATTCCAATCATCATAGGTTATTTCATCTCTATTTAATTCATATATACTAGTTTTATCAATTATTGTTCCATAAGACTTAGAGCTTGAAGATAATCTTCTTTTGAAATTAGACCTAGCATAAAATAATTTAAAACTTATACTGCTTAAATCGCATATACTGCAATTTAACTTCCAAGGAGAATTACTGTTCCAATTCTTTTTTTGTACTTCATCATAATATGTTGGCATCAAATCATTATAAGTATATATATGTGCTGATATGTTATCCATAAAATAATAAGTAATCCCTTCATAACCTGAATTGCTTTTCCACCTCTCAGCTGCAAAACCACTAAGCACTAAAGGAGGAATTTCATAATAGGAGCTTTTAAATTCACCTACTAATTGTTTTAAGCTATTAGAATCCTTTGAATTATAAAGAAAACCCGCCTTAGAGTACAGTGAAGTAAGCTCATTTAATAGCTTTTCTTTTATAAAAGATGCATTTTTATTAAAGTAAAGAGAGAAATCTTCTTTAATTCTTCTTACAGTTTTCTCAAAATTGAAAAGCCCATAATTATGACATATTATTGATAAATTATTTAATCTGTCTAATGTGGTTATTGATGCTCTTGAAAGTCCTGTAACCAGTATTTTTTCAATTTCTTCTTGCACTTTTAATGAAGCTTTTTTAAACCTTTCTTCATCAAATTCTACGGCTTTTGGCTTAAACTTTTTAAGTTCCTCTAAGGTAACAAATCCCTTTTTCAATTTATATAAAATAATCGCTTCTGCTTTATGAGTACAAAAATCTTTATTCTTACAGCTGCATATATAATTTTCACTTTGTCCCAAAAGCTTAACCGATGCGTCCTCATCCTTAAGAATAACTTCCACAATAGAGCCTTCATTTACCTCAAAATTCACTCCGTTTTCTATTTTATTAAGTATATTCTGTAATTTTTTTTCTCCTATTTTCTTCTTTATTTCTTCTATTTTAAAATCTTCTATTATTTTAAGATAATCTTTCTTTACTTGATTTATATCTTTTAACTGAAAAATTTCATCTTTATTTTCAAGTAAATGCAAATATGCCATAATAATATGCTTACAAATACTCCTTGAAGGGCAGCTGCACTTATACTTATTTATGTTTTCTTCTATATAACACACTATATCATCGAATTCAAATCGTATATATGAATCTTTAATTTCATACTTTATACTTTCAATCTTTAAAAGATCCTTTTGTGCCCTCTTAACAATTCCCTTGTTACTTATTCCTATAAGATAAGCCTCATTTATGCTTTCAACAAATACACTTATTTTTTTCAGGAAATTATCTTTGCTATCCAATCTGCTAACCTCCCTGGTGTTATAGCCGCAACCTCTGCTCCAAGCTTCGTCATATTTAACGCTGCATTTTTATCATAGGAAGGAGCTGCTTTAATATCAAGTGATGTAAGAACTATAAGCTTTGTTCCACTTTCAATAATAGATTTTACCCTCCTATAAAGTTCATTATATCTATATCCTTCATATAAATCTGTGACTAAAACTAGTATTGTTCTATGAGGATTTTCAACTAACCCTTCACAATAAGTTAATGCTTTTGTTATATTAGTTCCACCACCAAGCTGCACGCTCATAAGGGTTTCAACAGCATCTTCAACGTAATTAGTTAAATCTACCACTTCCGTATCAAATATAACAAGATTTGTTTTTAGCATAGGAAGTTTTGAAAATATACCTGCCATAATTGCACTATGAATTAAAGAATCAAGCATAGAACCGCTTTCATCAACTGCTATTATTATTCTCCAGGGATTAAATCTTTTAACTCTTTCATTAAAGTATATTTTATCTACATTAATGGTCTTTTTGTCAATATCATAATTCTTAAGATTCATTTTTATTGTCTTTTTAAAATCTATATTCCTTGAGGACTTTAGCGTTGTTGATTTATTTTTATTAATTATTCCTGTAATTGAATTCTTAATGTCACTTTCAATACTTTTAGTTATATCCTCTGCAACTTTTTTTACAATAGCCTTTGCTGCATCTAAAACTTCCCCCCGCATAAGGTGCTTCATTTGAAGTATACTCTTTAAAAGTTCCCTGTTGGGTTCCAATTTTTCAAGCACTTCTTTATTGGTTAACATCTCTGTAAGCTTATATCTTTCTATAGCATGCTTCTCCATAATCTCAACGGTTTCTTTTGGAAAGAGTTTTCTTATACTAGTTATCCACTTTGGAACAGTTAAATTTGACGGTGCCAAACTTCCCCTACCTTTTATTCCATCCTTTTCACTGTATTCTCTTGAGTATAAGAACTCTAGTAAATCGTCCATTTCTATGTATTTTGCATTATTTTCTTCAAAGGGTATTCTTGAATCAGAATATTTTCCAAGTATAAGTCTCCACTTATTTATATTGTTCAATTAAGAATCCCTCCTCTTTCATTTTATCCGTAGCATATACATCTATATAAGAACCTAGCTTTAAAATATCTGAAGATACATCTTTAAGGCTATCAAAATGCTTTTTATTAATATTACAAATTCCAGCAACCTTTTCACCAATTTCATCTATTTCTCTAGGAATAAAATAACTAAAAGCAAGTCTTAATTCCGGCATAATCTTAAAAAACTCTTCGTCAGTAACTGTATTTAGAAATTTATCTATAGCTTTTAATATTGAACTTTCTACAAATACTAAATCTCTTGCAGTTGAAAAAAGTCCATTTAAAAACTTTGGTGCATTAAGAACCTTACCTTTAGTTCCAAGAATATATCCTTCCACTGCTTTTTTAATTTTATCTTGTTTAAACTCATTCATTCCATAAAGTATTCCATATGCTGCACCCTCAATTCCGGCATTTACGTCTTTCACTTTAATAAGGCTTATTAAGGCTTCCCTTAACAAAATATCATCTATTTTAAGTTCTCTGTTTAGAACTATATTAAATAGCTCCTTTAAGACATTAATTCCCTTTAAGGTTTCTTCTTCTGGTATATTAGCAATGCCCTTAATAAGTATGCATGCCTTACTATAAATGCTAAAAATTATATCTTCAAGCTTAATAATTGAATTCATAAAATATAGTTCTTTCATGCTGCTAATATAATTAAGATAATGCATACACTCAATTAGAGAATATATATTTCCATCCTCTGAAATAACTTTTTCAAGACAATCTATTGTTAAAGAAAATGCATCATCAAGCCCCATATTGAAGGTATCCACTAAAATTTTTGATAACATAGCTGAATTTGAAGAAGTATCTTTTAACCTTTTTCTTATAATATAGGTTGTAGCTTCCTTCAAAGTTCCACCATAAACCGAATTTTCAATTAAAGCAGAATCTACCGCTGCGCTCCATCTATAATTCCATATTTCTCTAACTAAATTCAAATTCTTCTTTAAAATAATATTAGGTCCCTTAATCCTATTACAAAAATCAGTATTTAGAAACTGCATTCTATACATAAAACAGCTTATTTTTCTATGCTTTTGGGACGAAAATATGTCCAAAGAAAGTTCCTGCCTTAAGCTTATATTTACTTTAAGCTTGTACTTATCTGTAGTATTTTTAAAATCATAATACAAAGGTGGCATATTAAAAGAACTGCAAAGACTTCCTACCTTGTTTCCTCTAATGTGCTTATATAAAATTTCAAGCGGCCCCTTAGTAGCTACATTCAGATCACCTTTTATAAATGAAGAGATTACACTATCTATAAGTTCATATACTCCAGGACTATTCTTTTCCCTAAGGCTAGAAAGTCCACCTGCCATATCAAATGCACATATTTCATCAAAGGTTGAAAGACATCCATCATTCTTTCTCACTAATTTTCCCGTCTCAATTAAATTTAAAAGTACAGCTTCTTCATAAGGTTTATCAGAACTTTTCTCTATATTTTTCCATACTTCTTCATAAAAATTTGGATATGGCATACCACTTGCATAACCATTAAGACTATCTAAAGCCTCCATAGAATATGGCATAACATATACTCCTGTATCGCTTCTATTAGCCTTTTTCAATTTAAATTTGTTTTCAGTATTAAGTAATTTTATTATTCCATAGGTATGAAAACCACCTGTAACTACAAGAACCTTTTTATATTTCAGGCAGGCTTTCTTTATGTTTTGTGCCATAAAAGCTTCTCTTTGAATACAGCCTTCAAGGAGAAGTTCCTCTTCTTTACTATATAATCTAGACAAATAGCAATAAGAAAGGATATCTCTAACAAAAACTTCTTTGCTTTCAGAAAGTCCTTTAACTTCAAAATCCTTCTCCCAAAATTCATTAAAATCTCTACAATTCTCCTTTTTTAAAACCGACTCTATAAATCTATTTTTAAAAAGAAGGTAGTCATCGTTATAACTTAATTTATCATCTCTCTTTAATAGTCCTTTGCCTAATACGCTATTAGCTAATATATCACCATAAGATAAGTCTATAAATTCTGTTTTTATATTTTTCTTCTTTCCTTCTCTTATAGCAACAAGTTCTGGAGAATAATCTAAAAAAGGATAATAGCATCTATACTTTTCCTTTGAATTACAGTAACAATAATAAATAGCAAATGGAGCTTTATTTTCCTCATAAGAAAGAAAATCTATTATCTCATTTCCATCATAAGGTCCCTCAATTAATATTACTTCTGGTGAATATTCATTAATTGTATCTCTTAAATGATAAGCACATGCTGGACTATGGTGCCTTATAGGAAAAAACACTAATTCTGAATTCAAATCAAAGAAAACCTTAAACAACTCTTCTATTTTATCCATTTCCTTGCTTTGTAATAACTCTCCCATAGTTCTCCACCTTCTACAGCTTTTGACTTAACTATAACATTAAAATAATTTTTTAATTTTTGAATATCTTCCCTAGTCTCTTTAAGTATAGCTCCCATTATATTTTGCACCAACGAATCTAAACTTATGGAACTTTCTCCATAGTAATAGCCAGAAATCATTGTCTGGTAGTATACTGATACTGCCTCAGCAGTACTCATAACAGAAGCAGGCTTATCTATTCTTATTCCATTAGATGATATCCCTTCCCTCAATTCATGAAAGGTGATTGCTAAAAGCTCTGCAACATTTTTATCTACCTCCATTTTGACTTTATCTTGATCTTTTAATTTTTCCACTTCATTTATTATTATCTCAGCCTCCATAGAAACATGTCTTATAGGAACTATAGTTTCAAAATTAAATCTTCTTTTTAGAGCACTACTCATCTCATTAACACCTTTATCTCTTGTATTTGCAGTGCCTATAACATTAAAACCTGGTTTTGCAAATAAAACTCCTATTTCTTCACCAAGTTCAGGTATACTTAAAACTTTATCGCTTAAAACACTTATTAAACTATCTTGAATTTCTGAAGGACACCTTGTGATTTCTTCAAATCTTGTTATTATTCCCTTTTCCATTCCTACAAAAAGTGGTGCTTTAACTAATGCTTCAACTGTTGGTCCTTCATTTAAAAGCATCGAGTAATTCCAAGAATATTTAATCATATCCTCAGTAGTTCCTGCTGTTCCTTGTACAGTGTTATTACTATAGCCACATATAGCAGCTGCTAAAAGTTCTGATAACATTGTTTTTGCTGTTCCTGGTTCACCAACTAGCATAAGTCCTCTATTTCCGGCAAGAGTTATAATACACCTTTCTACTAAAGCATCATTTCCAAAAAACTTTTTCTTTATTTTTATTTCTTTATTTCTATATATAATGGGCTTATCACTTCCAAGTATGAACTTTCGCACTGATTTTGGTGACAATGTCCAATTGCTTGGTTTTATACCATCATCATCATTTTTTAATGCCCTAAGTTCTTCTTTATATAGTGCCTCTACAGGAGGCTTTAACATATTCTGCATTATAAAATCACTCCCTAGTAATTTACTTTATTATCTCATATTTTATATAAACGTACCATATTTATATTTTTTTCGATAATTATATTAAGCATTTCACTCGTATTTTTATAATATATTTAATTATATTTTATTATTTATTATACTTTACATAAAACACAATATTTGTTAATATAACATTGAAATACAAAGGAGATGTTTTAATGCATACAAATTCAATAACAAAAACTATTTCTATTTTTTTAGCTGGCGATTCCACTGTAGCAAACTACCCAGCCAATGAAGCTCCTATGGCTGGCTGGGGACAACTTATAGGAAAGTACTTTAAGGAAAATATCATTATCAGAAACTATGCCTTACCTGGTAGAAGTTCAAAAAGTTTTATAGAT
The Clostridium felsineum DSM 794 DNA segment above includes these coding regions:
- a CDS encoding VWA domain-containing protein, whose translation is MNNINKWRLILGKYSDSRIPFEENNAKYIEMDDLLEFLYSREYSEKDGIKGRGSLAPSNLTVPKWITSIRKLFPKETVEIMEKHAIERYKLTEMLTNKEVLEKLEPNRELLKSILQMKHLMRGEVLDAAKAIVKKVAEDITKSIESDIKNSITGIINKNKSTTLKSSRNIDFKKTIKMNLKNYDIDKKTINVDKIYFNERVKRFNPWRIIIAVDESGSMLDSLIHSAIMAGIFSKLPMLKTNLVIFDTEVVDLTNYVEDAVETLMSVQLGGGTNITKALTYCEGLVENPHRTILVLVTDLYEGYRYNELYRRVKSIIESGTKLIVLTSLDIKAAPSYDKNAALNMTKLGAEVAAITPGRLADWIAKIIS
- a CDS encoding SWIM zinc finger family protein, whose protein sequence is MDSKDNFLKKISVFVESINEAYLIGISNKGIVKRAQKDLLKIESIKYEIKDSYIRFEFDDIVCYIEENINKYKCSCPSRSICKHIIMAYLHLLENKDEIFQLKDINQVKKDYLKIIEDFKIEEIKKKIGEKKLQNILNKIENGVNFEVNEGSIVEVILKDEDASVKLLGQSENYICSCKNKDFCTHKAEAIILYKLKKGFVTLEELKKFKPKAVEFDEERFKKASLKVQEEIEKILVTGLSRASITTLDRLNNLSIICHNYGLFNFEKTVRRIKEDFSLYFNKNASFIKEKLLNELTSLYSKAGFLYNSKDSNSLKQLVGEFKSSYYEIPPLVLSGFAAERWKSNSGYEGITYYFMDNISAHIYTYNDLMPTYYDEVQKKNWNSNSPWKLNCSICDLSSISFKLFYARSNFKRRLSSSSKSYGTIIDKTSIYELNRDEITYDDWNSVLENIFMNEKKEENYNMIFLNVSKFGATMFKDVNGEFIVPIYDKNNGIINLSVKDSTRTKDMIRRIERIVKRQKSNCFFGRVYIENGELRFFPISCYDKIGEINNLTL
- a CDS encoding DUF5682 family protein; the encoded protein is MGELLQSKEMDKIEELFKVFFDLNSELVFFPIRHHSPACAYHLRDTINEYSPEVILIEGPYDGNEIIDFLSYEENKAPFAIYYCYCNSKEKYRCYYPFLDYSPELVAIREGKKKNIKTEFIDLSYGDILANSVLGKGLLKRDDKLSYNDDYLLFKNRFIESVLKKENCRDFNEFWEKDFEVKGLSESKEVFVRDILSYCYLSRLYSKEEELLLEGCIQREAFMAQNIKKACLKYKKVLVVTGGFHTYGIIKLLNTENKFKLKKANRSDTGVYVMPYSMEALDSLNGYASGMPYPNFYEEVWKNIEKSSDKPYEEAVLLNLIETGKLVRKNDGCLSTFDEICAFDMAGGLSSLREKNSPGVYELIDSVISSFIKGDLNVATKGPLEILYKHIRGNKVGSLCSSFNMPPLYYDFKNTTDKYKLKVNISLRQELSLDIFSSQKHRKISCFMYRMQFLNTDFCNRIKGPNIILKKNLNLVREIWNYRWSAAVDSALIENSVYGGTLKEATTYIIRKRLKDTSSNSAMLSKILVDTFNMGLDDAFSLTIDCLEKVISEDGNIYSLIECMHYLNYISSMKELYFMNSIIKLEDIIFSIYSKACILIKGIANIPEEETLKGINVLKELFNIVLNRELKIDDILLREALISLIKVKDVNAGIEGAAYGILYGMNEFKQDKIKKAVEGYILGTKGKVLNAPKFLNGLFSTARDLVFVESSILKAIDKFLNTVTDEEFFKIMPELRLAFSYFIPREIDEIGEKVAGICNINKKHFDSLKDVSSDILKLGSYIDVYATDKMKEEGFLIEQYK
- a CDS encoding ATP-binding protein, with the translated sequence MQNMLKPPVEALYKEELRALKNDDDGIKPSNWTLSPKSVRKFILGSDKPIIYRNKEIKIKKKFFGNDALVERCIITLAGNRGLMLVGEPGTAKTMLSELLAAAICGYSNNTVQGTAGTTEDMIKYSWNYSMLLNEGPTVEALVKAPLFVGMEKGIITRFEEITRCPSEIQDSLISVLSDKVLSIPELGEEIGVLFAKPGFNVIGTANTRDKGVNEMSSALKRRFNFETIVPIRHVSMEAEIIINEVEKLKDQDKVKMEVDKNVAELLAITFHELREGISSNGIRIDKPASVMSTAEAVSVYYQTMISGYYYGESSISLDSLVQNIMGAILKETREDIQKLKNYFNVIVKSKAVEGGELWESYYKARKWIK